The following are encoded together in the Vicugna pacos chromosome 26, VicPac4, whole genome shotgun sequence genome:
- the FGL1 gene encoding fibrinogen-like protein 1 isoform X2 — MGKMVKMFGFILVTTTLIMGKATWALENCLQEQARLRTQVYLLETRVKQQQVKIAQLLQEKELQFFDKGEENSVIDLGGKRQYADCSEIFNDGYKQSGFYKIKPLQSPVEFSVYCDMSDGGGWTVIQRRSDGSENFNRDWNDYENGFGNFVQKNGEYWLGNKNLHLLTTQGDYTLKIDLADFERNSRYAQYKNFKVGDEKNSYELHFGEYSGTAGDSLAGNFHPEVQWWASHQRMKFSTWDRDNDNYEGNCAKEDQSGWWFNRCHSANLNGLYHSGPYTANTDNGVVWHTWHGWWYSLKSVVMKIRPNDFIPNVV; from the exons ATGGGAAAAATGGTGAAGATGTTCGGTTTCATCCTTGTCACCACTACCCTGATAATGGGCAAGGCAACCTGG GCTCTCGAGAACTGCCTTCAGGAGCAGGCGCGGCTCAGAACCCAGGTGTACCTGCTTGAGACCCGGGTCAAACAGCAACAGGTCAAGATCGCACAGCTTTTGCAAGAGAAGGAACTCCAGTTCTTCGATAAAGGAGAGGAGAACAGTGTCATTGACCTTGGAGGCAAGAGGCAATACGCAG ATTGTTCAGAGATTTTCAACGATGGATATAAGCAGAGTGGATTTTACAAAATCAAACCTCTCCAGAGCCCAGTGGAATTCTCTGTTTATTGTGACATGTCTGATGGAGGAGGATGGACTGTGATTCAAAGGCGATCTGATGGCAGTGAGAACTTTAACAG agactGGAATGACTATGAAAATGGTTTTGGAAATTTTGTCCAAAAAAATGGTGAATATTGGCTGGGTAATAAGAATCTTCACTTACTGACCACACAAG gagACTACACGTTAAAAATTGACCTTGCAGATTTTGAAAGAAATAGTCGTTATGCacaatataaaaatttcaaagttgGAGATGAAAAG AATTCCTATGAGTTGCATTTTGGGGAATATTCTGGAACAGCTGGAGACTCCCTTGCAGGGAATTTTCATCCCGAGGTGCAATGGTGGGCTAGTCACCAAAGAATGAAATTCAGCACATGGGACAGAGATAATGACAACTACGAAGGGAACTGTGCAAAAGAGGATCAGTCCGGCTGGTGGTTTAACAG GTGTCACTCTGCAAACCTGAATGGTTTATACCACAGCGGCCCCTACACGGCTAACACAGACAATGGCGTTGTCTGGCACACCTGGCATGGATGGTGGTATTCTTTGAAATCTGTGGTTATGAAAATTAGGCCAAATGATTTTATTCCAAATGTTGTTTAA
- the FGL1 gene encoding fibrinogen-like protein 1 isoform X1, whose product MERKEPSQSGPSFTLLPMGKMVKMFGFILVTTTLIMGKATWALENCLQEQARLRTQVYLLETRVKQQQVKIAQLLQEKELQFFDKGEENSVIDLGGKRQYADCSEIFNDGYKQSGFYKIKPLQSPVEFSVYCDMSDGGGWTVIQRRSDGSENFNRDWNDYENGFGNFVQKNGEYWLGNKNLHLLTTQGDYTLKIDLADFERNSRYAQYKNFKVGDEKNSYELHFGEYSGTAGDSLAGNFHPEVQWWASHQRMKFSTWDRDNDNYEGNCAKEDQSGWWFNRCHSANLNGLYHSGPYTANTDNGVVWHTWHGWWYSLKSVVMKIRPNDFIPNVV is encoded by the exons ATGGAAAGAAAAGAACCTTCACAGTCTGGTCCTAGTTTTACAC TTCTTCCAATGGGAAAAATGGTGAAGATGTTCGGTTTCATCCTTGTCACCACTACCCTGATAATGGGCAAGGCAACCTGG GCTCTCGAGAACTGCCTTCAGGAGCAGGCGCGGCTCAGAACCCAGGTGTACCTGCTTGAGACCCGGGTCAAACAGCAACAGGTCAAGATCGCACAGCTTTTGCAAGAGAAGGAACTCCAGTTCTTCGATAAAGGAGAGGAGAACAGTGTCATTGACCTTGGAGGCAAGAGGCAATACGCAG ATTGTTCAGAGATTTTCAACGATGGATATAAGCAGAGTGGATTTTACAAAATCAAACCTCTCCAGAGCCCAGTGGAATTCTCTGTTTATTGTGACATGTCTGATGGAGGAGGATGGACTGTGATTCAAAGGCGATCTGATGGCAGTGAGAACTTTAACAG agactGGAATGACTATGAAAATGGTTTTGGAAATTTTGTCCAAAAAAATGGTGAATATTGGCTGGGTAATAAGAATCTTCACTTACTGACCACACAAG gagACTACACGTTAAAAATTGACCTTGCAGATTTTGAAAGAAATAGTCGTTATGCacaatataaaaatttcaaagttgGAGATGAAAAG AATTCCTATGAGTTGCATTTTGGGGAATATTCTGGAACAGCTGGAGACTCCCTTGCAGGGAATTTTCATCCCGAGGTGCAATGGTGGGCTAGTCACCAAAGAATGAAATTCAGCACATGGGACAGAGATAATGACAACTACGAAGGGAACTGTGCAAAAGAGGATCAGTCCGGCTGGTGGTTTAACAG GTGTCACTCTGCAAACCTGAATGGTTTATACCACAGCGGCCCCTACACGGCTAACACAGACAATGGCGTTGTCTGGCACACCTGGCATGGATGGTGGTATTCTTTGAAATCTGTGGTTATGAAAATTAGGCCAAATGATTTTATTCCAAATGTTGTTTAA